The Ananas comosus cultivar F153 linkage group 6, ASM154086v1, whole genome shotgun sequence genome segment caatTAAGCTTTCAAACCTTTTAATTTCATCGCGATAAAATAGCAaccgttaaaaaaatattttagaattattgaAATTATTATGCCATCGCCTATTTAACTCATTTTTTCATACCAATTTTGATCCCTAAATTTTATATGCTTTTCATTTTAGTCACCAAACATATATGAATTGGTAATCCTAAAGAAGGCTTCTTCTTATTTTGGAGGGTTGTGGGGTCCACACAAattttttaaggattaatttatataataatagaataatattattagattatttatttggtagttgaatttttttacagtataaaaaatatctattttgatttcgaatgcCTTTTGATTAGTCATATTTTTTGTGCTTCTGATAATAACCTACTGATTTtttcactaatttaaaatttatgaatcaaATACTTTAATAGTTATATGTATGATGATAAAAGTTAACCAGGGCACAATGAGGACGCTTTAGCCAAAAATACtaaagatagaaaaatattatttatatttcttaatACTGTAAtgagcttttattttattttaaactgacttattcattttacttattaggtttaaatatttttagaaagaaatctactttaatttcattctttaatttattctttaatttttaattattcaatactgcgataaataatatttaaaaatattaatgtataataggaaaaaaaatgatgttaatagttataataatttactgttgtATTGTCTTCCAGCCGCATCGTGCTAAAATAGCAACTAAAAATATtaagtttgattgaatttttaaataaagttattagaatactttaactttataaatactgaaagttaaaattattaataaaaaatagcttttataatatataaaggatatataagtttgttttatatttttcattataaaattttttaattttaaaattttaaaaaattatatatattaatttactgaAATATTATTTACCCGCCGCGAAGCTTTATGATTgagttttaataattttattttttattatgaaaaatgaaatttaaaaactcGTTGGTTAATTCAGTAATATTTTCACCGTCGACCtgatttttaaaacattggGCTAAACCCAAGCTGCCCCGCTCCCACTCACCCAGACCGTCCCcgactaaaccctaaacctctctctctctctctctctctctctctcctcatctgAGAGGGTTCCCGCACAGTCGCGTAGAAACCCTAAACGGCCGAACAACGCTCTCGCCCTCGACTCCTCGATCGCCATTGTTCATCGCCCTGTCGCGCTCTTCCTCCGTCCTCGCCTTTTGCTCGGAGGTGGACGACGAGATCGAGGAGGAGTTGGTGGCGATATCTAGGGTTAGCTCTCCTTTTGAGCACCGGATCTCTAGGTGAATCCTCTCATCCAGTTGCTCTGTTTAGTTACTTGAGTAACAAGCTGTAAATAGAAGTTTCTAATTTGTCACTTTGAGTAGTAGCCGCATTGCATCACTTCTATCTGATCAAATATTTGTATCGTAAAAGTGCTGTTAAAAGGTTTTAGATCACAATTCTATTTTCTTTCTACTCGGTGAAAGAAGGAGAAGTGTGTAGAATGCccacttttgtttatttatgaCTTTAGTTTGATTAATAGTGATTTATCTGCTTTGTTTGGTTATATTCTTGTAAATCATATTCAGGTTGTACGGTGTTTTACCTTTTCTTGGATTTGATAAACAAAAGTTTTAGATTGCTTGATATAGCTTAATTGCTATTTGTGGGGACATGGCGGAGCTTGATTGCTTTTTGTGGGGAGATAAGGAGATACTAATATATATTGTGAGGGATTAAGATGATGTATTGTAttcttcgtttattttattgtgAGTTTCATGTTAAGATTGCATTTACACttgttaaattttagattttatttaataaaatataggcatatgaaaatttaaacaTGAGTGTGAAACTTCAGTTGTATTGTTGCTGtctaattcatatttatatgtgcatattaatatatattattattatttcaatacTATCCGAATACAAATCCAATCAACATTTGAATCTGATTTGAATATGTTTTAAGCGGATTTGGTAATGATAATTTAACATCCGAAGCATATCCGTATCTGAATTtgtttccaaaaataaaatatggatGCGGATATAGTTTTGTCAAATCTCTGACCGTATCTGATTTGTTTTCACCCCAACTGATAAGTTAGGTGCGTATATAAGAATCTAACGTTGCTCTCCATtccctctcttccctctctaCTCCTTTCTCGCAGGAAGAGGACAAATACAAATAAAAGGATCAGAATCCTCAAAACGTAGTGATCTTCACTCAGTACAATTGTTTGCAGGTGAAATTTCCACTATCAGTGTAGTACTATTCTgatatttttctcattttttgccattttctacttgaaatttgatttagattCAAAAATAAGCACAAAGTTCTGATTTTACTGTCACCGCAATAGGAAGAGCAAGAAAAGGAGGTAAAGATGTCAGGAAAATGGCGAGCTTTGCAACATCGCCACCGATACACTTACACGTCGGTCGTGTTCCCCAAATCCTTCTTCGAATCCCTCGATCTCGTGCCGCCGGAGATCTTCTCCTCCATCGATTTTTTCCCCCAATTGAAGCATTTGATCTCCCTTAACTCCACTTACTCCCAAATCTCTGAAGTGAAGAATCTTTCGTTTGCTTTCTCCCGGCTGCTCTCCTCTCCGGAAATGTCTGATCATGTTGTAACAACTGCCACGCGGCTTTATCTAGAAATTCTCTTTCTCGAGAACTCTTTGCCGCTCCATCGGACGCTGATTTCTGCTCTCACCAAGAGCCGAAAGTTCCTTCCCATGATTGGTGGCTGCTTTGCCGCCCTTTGTGAGGAATACGGAAACCCTaataagaaaggaaagaagagatTCCTGGTTTCCCGGGCAGCATTATCTCTAATTGGGTAcccaaaattagggtttttgaaTGAGGCTGTCGAGAGGTGTTCGAACATAATAGCAATGGATGTGGCTACTGGCTTGGAAGGAGTTCTATTGGATATACAAAGAGGTTCCCGGCCCTCACCAGTAGTTATGGAACAGTGCCAAGAGGCTATGTCTTGCTTGTATTACCTGCTTCAGAGGTATCCATTCAAATTTTTGGGGTTGGAAGAGGATTCAAATGTCTTCAAGAGGGTTATAAGGACCATACTTGGTGTTCTCAAGTCGTCGGCTTTTTCGAGAGACTGTTTAGTTGCCTCTGGTGTGGGCTTCTGCGCAGCAATTCAAGTATTTATGAGCCCCATAGAGCTCTCACTTTTTATTTCAAGagtattttttggattttgctcTCAAAATGAAGAGATTGTGGATTTGAGTGTGAAGAAAATTCTCCCAGATAGCGATTTAAGTTCAGAAATTGCAGATTTCTCGGTTTTGAGTAGACTTTGTTTGCTCAGAGGGATTCTAACGGCGATACCGAGGAGTGTACTCAACATGCAGCAGGTCCATTCTACTAGTGGATCTTCGTGGACTATGTTATATAGTGGGATCTTGCCTGAGCTCTGTAACTATTGCGAGAATCCCGTTGATAGCCACTTCAATTTCCACGCCCTAACAGTTACCCAGATTTGTTTGCAACAGATAAAAACTTCTATATTGGCAGACCTGGGCGACTTCTCCGGAGACTGCAATCTTATTTCAGAAGAAGTGATCGGCCGTATTGTGAGGATCATATGGAACAATCTGGAAGACCCTTTGAGTCAGACAGTGAAGCAGGTGCATCTTATTTTTGATCTTCTCTTGGATATCATATCATCCCTTCCATTGGCCAAAGATAATAATGGAAGCAAGCCGTTTCTGTACAAGATTGCAGGGGACCTTCTTGTCCTTGGTCCCCGTTGCAAGGGCAGATATGTTCCTTTGGCTTCTCTCACTAGGCGGTTGGGTGCAAAGTCTCTCCTAAACTTGAATGCTAACCTTCTTTTTGAAACAGTATACAGTTACATAGATGATGATGTTTGCTGTGCTGCCACGTCATTCTTGAAATGCTTCCTCGAGTGCTTGCGTAATGAGTGTTGGAGTGATGACGGTGTTGATAAAGGATACGAATCTTTCAGAGTTCTATGCCTGCCTCCCTTGATGCAGGGACTTGTATCCGGTCATTCGAAACTCCGATCTAACCTGAATACTTATGCTCTTCCTGCTGTTATTGAGACTGACTCCGATAGCATATTCTCAATGCTTGCCTTCATTTCTGTTGGGCCCGGGACTGGAGAGAGTAAATTCAATGCGGATCTGAAGACTGACCAGTGTATAGCTGCACTAGTTTCCCTTCTCAAGGTGTCACGAACCCTTGCTCTTCTTGAAGGGGATATTGATTTGGATAGCGATCCATCATCACAAACATTATCGCAaaagaaagatgcagaaaaGTTTGCTGCTTTATCTATCAAAGGAATTAATGTGAGAGTTCTTGTCAAATGGTTTGTTTTAGCGCTGACCCATTCTGATGAGAGCCTGAGAATAGATGCGGCAGAATCTCTCTTCTTGAACCCCAAGACATCTAGCCTTCCATCCTCCTTTGAGCTCAGGTTGGTGAAAGCAGCGGTGCCTTTGAATATGAGATGTAGCTCAACAGCTTTCCAGATGAAGTGGACTAGCTTATTCAAGAAATTCTTTTCTAGGGTTCGAACGGCATTGGAGAGGCAGGTAAAGCAAGGCCTTTGGTTGCCATTTGCAGGTATTGGTGTTAAAAATTGCGGCGATTATGCTAGGAATGGAGAGGTCTCTAGAGCAGAGGACCTTTTTCAATTTGTGAGGTGGCTGAGTTGCTTTCTCTTTCAATCATGCTATCCTTCTGCTCCGTATGAGAGGAAAACCATGGCCATGGAACTTATTCTAATAATGCTTGATGTTTGGCCTATAAAACTGCCTCGAGGAAATCACGGTCTCAATCCTTATACTGAAGTTATTACATCGCCAGATTCGACATTGTCGTTAGCAGGATCTATTGTAGATAGTTGGGATAGACTAAGAGAAAATTCTTTTCGGATTCTCTCATGCTTTCACACTCCACTTCCTGGAATTTCCTCAAATAATTCAGTTAATGATCTGATCAGGTGGGCCAAAACACTGGTTTGCAGTCCACGAGTCCGAGAAAGTGATGCTGGTGCCCTAACTCTGCGGCTTGTATTCAAGAAGTATGTTGTCGAGCTTGGTTGTCTTGTTGATAATTCTGGAAATATTGACCTCCTCAAGACAAGTCAAGCTGAAAATGGATACCCACAAGTTTCTAAATATGGAAACCATATTGTACAGTACATTTCATCACTAGTTGAATGGCTGCGTGCTGTTGTTGAAGAGGGTGAAAGGGATCTTTCTGAAGCATGCAGGAAAAGCTTTGTTCATGGAGTTCTGCTCACACTTCGATACACATTTGAGGAGTTGGATTGGAATTCTGAGGTGCTGTCAAGCAGCTCTGACTTGAGGCGTTTATTGGAGGAGCTTCTTGAGCTTATTGTCCGTATAACTTCTTTAGCCCTATGGGTGGTTTCTGCTGATGCATGGTATATGCCCTATGACATGGATGATATGGTAGATGACACCGCATTTTCCCCAGACGAGCTGATAGAGGAGGACCAAACTGAATCAGAACCATTAGACAAGAATTTGAAATCTGAGGATAATGCAAGACCAGCAGAGCATGTTGTTATGGTTGGCTGCTGGCTTGCTATGAAAGAGGTACAGAACTTCTAGCTAATTTGTTATTTGCCTGCTGTTCCTAAGCTTACTCCTGTTAGTCATAACGAGctcttttatctattttttccaTTTAATTGTTAGGTTTTGTCAAATAAGCTTTTGAGAACTAATCTCCTAAGTTTGCTAAGACTTATATGGTCTGTTAGAATTCCAATCAAAAGTTTAGCTGATATGTAGCTGATTGGTTTTTATgggcaatttgaagtttctgGTTGTTACAAATTTCTCCACATTTAAAGATGTTCACTATGAGAAAATGAACAACAATATATGTTAGATGCGActtcttttctgtttttcagCATGTAATTAAAGAATATCTTATACTCTTTTTCAGGTAAGTCTTCTTTTTGGAACCATTATTAGGAAAGTTCCACTGCCTAGCTGCACAATTTCAAATTCATCTACAGATGATTGTTCCCTTAATAATGTTGACGAATCTGCAATACATACTGAATTGCTTGACTTGGTACAATTGGAGACAATGGGAAACCATTTCTTGCAAGTTCTTCTTAAAATGAAGCATAATGGTGCGATCGATAAGACAAGAGCTGGATTTACCGCTCTTTGCAATCGACTTCTCTGCTCAAATGATTCAAGGTATCTTTCCCCTGTTTATTGCTGCTGAAAAGAATTTCTATTGGGATTTTATGTTGTTTTGCTGCAGTTTTAATATGATACAATCTATATCTGATACTTAATATCCAACTCATGTGGTTCTGTTCAACTAATTACTTACCATGTTAGTTTTTAGAACATGTCTACTTTTCTGATTAAACCGGGGTAATATCTTAGTGCTTGCACAACTATTCTCCTACCTTTTCTTGTCAGGCTTTGCAAAATGACCGAGTTGTGGTTGGAACAACTGATGGATAGGACCATTGCTAAAGGGCAAACAGTGGATGATCTGTTAAGGAGGAGTGCAGGAATTCCTGCTGCGTTTATTGCTCTTTTTCTAGCAGAGCCAGAAGGAACACCAAAGAAGTTACTTCCTAGGGCATTAGAATGGCTAATAGGCATTGCTAAGAGGTCTTTGTCCCCTATAAATGAAGGCAATAACCAGAAGGCAGAAGTTGAAAATGCGTTGATCTCAAAGATCCGAGATGAGGGTGTGGTCCCCACCGTGCATGCATTCAACGTACTTAGGGCCGCCTTTAATGATACAAATTTAGCGGCAGATACATCTGGCTTTTCTGCAGAGGCTATGATACTTTCGATACAGTCATTTTCGTCTCCTTACTGGGAAATACGGAATGGTGCTTGTCTTGCATATACTGCATTGGTTCGTCGTATGATAGGATTCTTCAATGTGCAGAAGCGTGAATCAGCGCGGCGTTCGTTGACTGGAGTTGAGTTCTTCCACAGGTAATGCTTTACAACTTAAAAGATCTTTGTGCTTTGATTCTCATAGGTTTTCCCTTCGTACGCCTTATCTGTTCATTAAAGCATATTTAAAACCGACGACAACTATTGCTAGACATTGCTTCTACAAATATATGTAACCTGATAAAAGTGTAAGTAGAAGGGCACAAAAGTAATTTCTGTTTAAAGATGAAGAGTCCACTCGTTCTCTNTGCgtcatcatctttttttttcctaatgtGAATCTACACCATATGTCTAACTTATTAATTACTatgatgtatgtatgtatgtatatatacatatgaactAACTAGGCTTGAATACTTTCAATCTTTAATACTTCTAAATGCAGGGcaatcatccttttttttttcttttcttttttctggttTGTGTCCTTGATCTCTTGAATACTGGTTGTTATGATTATCTTGACTCTGAGGTAAACAATGCTTAAATTCTTTTTAAACTGAGATTTGATGATGAACTCATGTAGGTACCCAGCTCTTCATCCCTTTATTT includes the following:
- the LOC109711507 gene encoding thyroid adenoma-associated protein homolog, which gives rise to MSGKWRALQHRHRYTYTSVVFPKSFFESLDLVPPEIFSSIDFFPQLKHLISLNSTYSQISEVKNLSFAFSRLLSSPEMSDHVVTTATRLYLEILFLENSLPLHRTLISALTKSRKFLPMIGGCFAALCEEYGNPNKKGKKRFLVSRAALSLIGYPKLGFLNEAVERCSNIIAMDVATGLEGVLLDIQRGSRPSPVVMEQCQEAMSCLYYLLQRYPFKFLGLEEDSNVFKRVIRTILGVLKSSAFSRDCLVASGVGFCAAIQVFMSPIELSLFISRVFFGFCSQNEEIVDLSVKKILPDSDLSSEIADFSVLSRLCLLRGILTAIPRSVLNMQQVHSTSGSSWTMLYSGILPELCNYCENPVDSHFNFHALTVTQICLQQIKTSILADLGDFSGDCNLISEEVIGRIVRIIWNNLEDPLSQTVKQVHLIFDLLLDIISSLPLAKDNNGSKPFLYKIAGDLLVLGPRCKGRYVPLASLTRRLGAKSLLNLNANLLFETVYSYIDDDVCCAATSFLKCFLECLRNECWSDDGVDKGYESFRVLCLPPLMQGLVSGHSKLRSNLNTYALPAVIETDSDSIFSMLAFISVGPGTGESKFNADLKTDQCIAALVSLLKVSRTLALLEGDIDLDSDPSSQTLSQKKDAEKFAALSIKGINVRVLVKWFVLALTHSDESLRIDAAESLFLNPKTSSLPSSFELRLVKAAVPLNMRCSSTAFQMKWTSLFKKFFSRVRTALERQVKQGLWLPFAGIGVKNCGDYARNGEVSRAEDLFQFVRWLSCFLFQSCYPSAPYERKTMAMELILIMLDVWPIKLPRGNHGLNPYTEVITSPDSTLSLAGSIVDSWDRLRENSFRILSCFHTPLPGISSNNSVNDLIRWAKTLVCSPRVRESDAGALTLRLVFKKYVVELGCLVDNSGNIDLLKTSQAENGYPQVSKYGNHIVQYISSLVEWLRAVVEEGERDLSEACRKSFVHGVLLTLRYTFEELDWNSEVLSSSSDLRRLLEELLELIVRITSLALWVVSADAWYMPYDMDDMVDDTAFSPDELIEEDQTESEPLDKNLKSEDNARPAEHVVMVGCWLAMKEVSLLFGTIIRKVPLPSCTISNSSTDDCSLNNVDESAIHTELLDLVQLETMGNHFLQVLLKMKHNGAIDKTRAGFTALCNRLLCSNDSRLCKMTELWLEQLMDRTIAKGQTVDDLLRRSAGIPAAFIALFLAEPEGTPKKLLPRALEWLIGIAKRSLSPINEGNNQKAEVENALISKIRDEGVVPTVHAFNVLRAAFNDTNLAADTSGFSAEAMILSIQSFSSPYWEIRNGACLAYTALVRRMIGFFNVQKRESARRSLTGVEFFHRYPALHPFIFDELKITTKLLDDGISSNIESNIAKAIRPSLCPILILLSRLKPSPISSGTDGALDPFLLVPFIQKCATQSNLRIRVLASRALTGLVSNEKLQYVINEVGHSLPVGKHHLVSFNSIHGLLLQLSSLLDGNLRNLTDVIKKDQILGELIHVLSDCLWLGSTTSCPCPTLNSSFIRVLDLMLDVARMGASRHAVVIQTLLFELTSQCLNGENSCELTFHDPTKIELQKQAALSYFSCLLGGNSEATAEDIQLQRFNLQCSKLSEMPEVEMSVTELHERIASCISNSAYEVRAATMKSLLKLAKTMRPGEGEGAMHQWARRNLLSVLMNHLFVEENPKCVYYILKAIFSWSTKLGEPVNRGGNFELVFHFWDRLVHLNSIMTQSKTREVIIRCMALCVKQLVKLVRSSIFINQSQQEETATVCGKANQSARSVVAIETINSFIKLVKGHSAPSEPVNMRRAAAEAIIASGLLEEAAYAASFVSNNQIPLESDDCDIEEKCTKATEEEITNLYAYMILDVWFTCIQLLEDEDVVLRQRLAKDVQKCIIISSGSSNNDLCSDAVPTQVDRVIELSFDFLASVFGHWLEYLSYLSRWVIDTAGSLESRGDLVRQIFDKEIDNHHEEKLLICQICCSHLQKLSVSNYRAARDHPKMEAIFLNWRQKFLQQLMSIASSFLENDGRTEWIGGIGNHKDAFISVYADLLGLFSLTQYRIDGYSSAEQLSDADKLYLSEFSEVAGIIGPFLRNPLISNLYYLVTQSHEKMLGPLQAPQCQQDCLVWDGFDPYFLLR